The genomic DNA gcaatttaaaaataattaaatgctTCCAAAATAACTGCTGCTTTTATAAATCCTCATTCAGCAAATATGAATACTGATATGTTGACATACATGGGACAACTTTCAAAAAATGTCAGGCCTACGGTGGCCAGCTCTTAcctctcactttcttttcctCAGTTACACATGTTCCTCTGCTCTAGTGTCGGAGGGAGCCACATCATCATATCCTTCCTCATCATctagagaagaagacagaagtTAGGAGGATTGTCTTCATACACTCCAGATCAACTTTTTGTGAGATTGTCAATACGAGATCCATTACATCACATTTAACAATAATCACTTTTCACAATTGCATATGCATTTTCATTATCCAAACCGGTTATGAAACAATACTTAAATAACTACTTAAAAACTATGGACATCACTAATAATGTGCCAATACCAGTAGTTTGTCAGTGTAAATGCTTGTGCATATGATAGAAAATGGTATTTAGATGTTTAGCAATTGTTCTACCTTCTTGAGAGTCCTTGGATGATTTAATTGTTTCATAGACATCTGTAGCACCTGTCTCAGAAAGACCCGATATAAATGAGTTAGAAAAAATAGTGCAGAAACAGCTAAATCAGTCTGTTcagatatttcaaagtactgtATGAACACACTGACCTCTCTGCAATGGCGTATATAGGGGTATGATACTGCCATCTGTACTTCCTATGGGGAGAAATAGATTACAATGATTACAATGAGAGAGATTGATTCCCATACAAACAGTACATTACCTGATGACCAGGCTGGACAGAAGAGCTGATGAAATCAGAAGGTAACGGAAATTCCAAAAGCACATACGATCCAAAAAAAGAACGAAAGATATATCATGGACAAAACATGACAGATAATCCAGGGGAATTAAAGTTCCAGAACAAGTAAAAAACAAAGAAGCGTTTAACTGCTAAACAGTAGAGAGAAAACCAAGAACTCACAGGTAAGACAAGAGGTAGCTTCACCGTGGTAAACCATGAGTACACAGATCACTAAGACGCAGTGAAGAGATTGCCAAAATGCCAGGTGTAAATACTTAGTAAGATTAGTCATATATTGACCAGGTGGGTACAAAAAATGGGGGACACGGGTTCAAATAAGACTCGCGGTCATTTCCTGATCctactccccacctcttctctccatctcatttcctgtccaaactttcactgtcctatctcattaaaggcaaaaagccccccaaaaaatctaaaaaaattataaaaaaaaggtgagaggtcaggaCTGAAGCAACTGGACaacctaaacaaacacataacacatggtGATAACAGTCAGTTAGAGAGTCATTGGCAGCCTCTAGAGGCCGACAAATAACTTGTGACATTATGATAACGcaacagtaaggagttttggtctaaaagtATCAAGATGACTACCTAAGAGGCGTGCAAAAAACCTTCACTGCACACAACTGCACAGCTGCCACTGATAAAACATACTAACATACCAACTGGTCTCTTATTGCTGGAGATGTTGTGCAGCTTTTCTTCAGTCTTCGAGGGGTTTCTGACTTGGAACAcataactacatagtgcatatcctgggcGGCTAGTTGGAACAATAGgcatgtttgtctgtccttGAATGTGAAGGTTTTAAAATGAGATGCCATAATACCTAAAAAAATGGGAAAATTATGCATATTGTTGCTTTAAACATCTGACTTACATCTGCTCCCCAATGAACAGAGGTCTGTCCTTGTTTGGACGATACCAAACACTACTGCCATGATTAGTGtacaatgaaaacatttattttctgatTCCGTCCATTCATACTCCAACTGTGCTCCGTTTATGATGAGTATCCTTCTTCAGGAAATTATTCATAGTTTAAGATGACCCAATACAGAACAAGAGACATGTAGACACTGACCACAATGTCTTACCTAAAAATGGTCTATGCTGGGAGGTTGAACTGGGGCTGCTGCTCTGTTGTTGACCACTAGAAGGAgatagagattttcttgtgagGAAAACAGGACATTATTTGCTTTCTTCTGGTATGGATGCGCAATATTTCTGATACATGTGTTTCGAATAGTATTatgtaatttgcatttgatgggcCTCATGAAAATGGTTAATGGTTAATTTAAATTTTAAATTTTCTTGACATGACCACAGTCATCTAGCTAGTGCGATTACTCATCATGATACAGTGCTTCTCAAAGCAGATTTGGTATGTGCCTTGCTAAGCAAAACCCATGCCCGCGGGCATGGgcacgctcacacagacactgactcTGATTGCGAAATCCATAGAAATCCAAGCAATCCATTATCAGCTCCccatttttaaaatgtaaaattgtGAAGAACAAAATACTTACGGGTTTGGTGTCACTGAGCCTGAACCTGAATCTCAGGAGAGAGATGTTTACAAGCTATTGTTATGTCACGTGTTCATTTTTAACTAAAAACAATCTGTTTATTTACACTAAATACATAGAATATTTGCAACACTGAAATGATTTCCAGATGAACTTATTGCTCTTCTCTTACCGTTGACCTTGCGGGAGCGATACAGCAGGACTAGTAAAATAACCAGAGCAAAGGCTATAAGCAGTCCCACCACTACGCCCACTGCTACCACCAAATTAGAGGACTCAGAATCTGAAACTgtgaaacacaacaacacacatcaacatggcTGTCACTGAAAATCTAATTCCACTGATGAAAACCAATACATAACTACTAACCTTTCCAACCTCTGACTGTGACCCAGCTCTCTGGTGACTCTCCTTTCTCTGGGTTCCTGCACTTATAGACTCCTTCATGTGACTCTGACACTGCAGGGATGGTCATCTCCCTTGTGGTGGAGGTCTGGAGGAGTGTCCCATCTTTATAGAAGTCAGCACTGATGTTTGATGGCTTATAGCGATATCTACAGCGCAGGGTCAGAGGATCTCCCTCAGTCACAGGATGGGCAGGACTCTCCAGGATTACATTACCATCTACATAGTGACATGATGGGTTAAATTCTAACAACAAATTAAAATTATTTGTAACACAAGactacatacatttatatgtatgtgCCTTTGTACCCTAATATTATAAACAGTTCATTCATGTTTGAATTCATTCATCTGACTGTGGTAGTGTTTTGACGTTTCCAACGATGGTACAGTgtgcagaaacaaacataataTATCTGTCTAAATGTGACTTGCAATGACTATGCAATACATATTGATGATTACGCTGATCACATACAGACTTCCACACAGCACTGATATGAGAGAAATGCCATtagtctaaaaaaaataaaactacatATAGAATATTTATATTAAAATAGACTTCTTTTAAAAAGGCAGAATATCTTCTGAAGGTTTACACACCATGCACTGTGATGTTGACAGGATTACTCTGCTCTCCAGACTCAGACTGACACCAGTAAACGCCACTgtctgatgatgatgctgatctGGTGATGCAGGTGGATCCTGTTTCTGATGTCCAGCCAGAGGGACACATGTCACACACTGTCGATTTGGAGAACCATATCAATCTCCATCCAGTTGAGTTCCCACTCCTCTCACAGCTCAGGGAAAGATAATCAAGTGTAAAGTGTTGATTTGTATTGGGACTGGCAACCACAGAGGATGCAGGAAAAAGACCTAAAACAAAAGGACATATGAGACACTCTGAAAGACCTAAAACAAATAGACATATGAGACACTCTGAAAGACCCTGTTCAGAGCAgagttcattttaaaacacatcaACA from Clupea harengus chromosome 18, Ch_v2.0.2, whole genome shotgun sequence includes the following:
- the LOC105897110 gene encoding Fc receptor-like protein 2, which translates into the protein MFEIEIHFNPKAVATPLSNWTNIFIEKPNPVLRGPSQTWLTEGDSVTLSCEVRGSNTGWRFHWYKTAPYSPELVHVLHEKREYSLQLVSDSISGAGGSYTLSPAVLRHTGVYVCRAERGEPAYHTEFSQPQPLWVTGLFPASSVVASPNTNQHFTLDYLSLSCERSGNSTGWRLIWFSKSTVCDMCPSGWTSETGSTCITRSASSSDSGVYWCQSESGEQSNPVNITVHDGNVILESPAHPVTEGDPLTLRCRYRYKPSNISADFYKDGTLLQTSTTREMTIPAVSESHEGVYKCRNPEKGESPESWVTVRGWKG